CCCCTAAACGATCTTACCTTCTTCCGGGGTAAGTGCAAGTTGCGAGCGAAACCAAGGTGAGCGAAGTAAAAAGGCGCTCTGGTGCACCGACAACCGGAGCGCCGTGCTTTACCACGCGCTGCCTCTGTAGTCATCCACACACGAGAGGTGCAATGGGGGGCGGGTGCAACGCTACTGCCTTGGAGTTGCCTTATTCCCAACTGAAGATCCAGGGTGAATACGGCCAAGCTCGGTCTCCAGTCAACCGGATCATCTTCCCTCTGCGTATTCCTTCCAGGGACTTTCAGTTCTATAGTAACAGAAAAACGTTCCACGCAGGAGTTGCTACTACTCCACGGTGGACGATTACCCCTGGCTGCTATCATCCAATACTCCACGTGTGGAGGGATGCTCAATGAAAATGAAGGTGATTGTGCCAGTAGCCACATCCGCATGGAATGATGAGATCGGGACGCTCTGCTCGACTGTGGCAAGCTCCCTAACGACCATCGACGTCTCAAACATAGATAAGGGACCCACCTCGCTAGAGTGCGAGTATGATGAGGCGATGGCCGCTCCTCACTTGATGGCGAGTCTGAAGACGGCTGAGTGTCAGGGTTATGACGCAGCGCTCATTTACTGTTTCGGAAACCTGGGCCTACTTGCGGGAAAGGAACTGCTCAGAATACCGGTGTTGGCAATCGGAGAGCCTGCTATGGCAGTAGCAACCACCATTGGCGAGCGAATTGGGATCATCTCCACGCTTCATTATGCACGGAGGAATCGCCGGCGAGTTCAACTATTCGGCAGCTCGAAGATTGTCAGAGTAAGTCCCTTGAGCATTCCGGTCATGGGACTGACGGACAGGCCTTGATTAGAGATCGCGCATTGGCTGTGGCACAGGATATGGCTGAGAAGGACGATGTGGGTACAATCATACTTGGCTGTGGCGTGATGCTGGGGGTCGATGAGTTGATTGAGAAGGAGGCGGGGGTGCCCGTTGTTGTTCCCGGCAAGGCTGGAGTAGT
The genomic region above belongs to Clostridia bacterium and contains:
- a CDS encoding aspartate/glutamate racemase family protein, with the translated sequence MKMKVIVPVATSAWNDEIGTLCSTVASSLTTIDVSNIDKGPTSLECEYDEAMAAPHLMASLKTAECQGYDAALIYCFGNLGLLAGKELLRIPVLAIGEPAMAVATTIGERIGIISTLHYARRNRRRVQLFGSSKIVRVSPLSIPVMGLTDRP